In one window of Oryza sativa Japonica Group chromosome 9, ASM3414082v1 DNA:
- the LOC107278181 gene encoding uncharacterized protein OsI_031781 — MAKAVALLLAAIAASAVLVQVECDAPVEKSFNKALLAPVDKRLDEATQAINEAADSVVAAAPPAKKDEVEAATWKRRMFAFAALGMAQGDEKKVAATSLAYKKAAKAVLDAAPADKFKLMDESFKVAAMEVIAS, encoded by the coding sequence ATGGCCAAAGCCGTCGCCCTACTCCTTGCAGCCATCGCGGCATCGGCCGTGTTAGTGCAAGTGGAatgcgacgcccccgtcgagaaGAGCTTCAACAAGGCCCTCCTCGCCCCTGTCGATAAGCGCTTGGATGAGGCAACTCAGGCCATCAACGAGGCCGCCGACTCCGTTGTGGCTGCTGCCCCACCAGCAAAAAAGGATGAAGTTGAAGCTGCCACGTGGAAGCGGAGAATGTTCGCCTTTGCTGCTCTCGGGATGGCCCAAGGAGATGAGAAGAAAGTTGCTGCAACTTCACTTGCCTACAAGAAAGCAGCTAAAGCTGTCCTCGATGCCGCCCCAGCTGACAAGTTTAAGTTGATGGATGAATCCTTCAAAGTGGCTGCTATGGAGGTAATCGCATCATGA